The DNA window TGTTGTGGACTTCCATGACACAGGCTCAGGAACCAGAAACTTCGCAAGACTATACACAAAAATTGCGCTGGAAAAATGGTGATATTCTTCCGGGTAAACTGTTGGAAAGTACCTCTGGAGCGATCCGCTGGGCATCACCGCATTTTTCGGATGATCTGGTTATTGATATTGGTGTCTTGGATTCGATTATCTTTCCCGAACAGTCCGTACCCGCAACGGAAGCTTTTCGCGTTGGCACCGTATCAGGAGATATCTGGATGGCTGACATCATTGATTCGGATGACGACACCTTTCTCTTTTCCAGTAAGCGACACGGTTTGTTTCGGGTGAATCGTGCAGCGATTTATACCCTTGAACGTCGTGTACACCCTAATCTTGTCTTCGACGGTTCCCAACTGACGAATTGGAAATTGCCCAAGGAGGATGCGAAGGAACCCGTGCTTCTATTTGGTGGTGATGCACGCTCCGATTGGTATGCAGATCGCAGCGGTCATCCGCGGACAGATAAAGTCAAAGCAAAAATCTTCCACGCACTTAATTGGCCCCAGTACTTTGAGATTGACCTAGAGTTAGCATCTGCTGCGCGTCCCCCCGGTTTTGTTTTCGCGCTTGGTAAAAACCTATACGAGGCGTTACGGTTGGAAACATGGGTCAACGAGTTGGTGGTCGTTCAAGGCACGCTGTTTGAGCCAGTATTGACGATTGAGCCTGATCGGCGAAGCTTTCGTTTGCGTCTCGCTTATGATGGTGACACCGATGTACTGGAGGTTTTTGATTTTGCTGGCAATTTGTTGTTGAAATTGGACGGTGTCGAGCAGACGGTTGAGGAAGCCGGTGTGTATATCTTTAACCGAGGTCAAAATCTGACGGTGCGGCGGTTGAGAGTTTATCAGCAGTCTATTGGTGCTGCAAAGCAGCAAATCGATTCTTCTAAACCGAGGATCCACATGATGAACGGGCAGGTCTTTTATGGTAAACTGTTTGTTGAGAAAGAAAGGACCTATGTCGTTGATGACTTCAGTAAAAATGGGCGGATTCGACATGACATTGATATTCAACAGATTGACCGCGTTATTCAATCGGGGACTGCGTTAGCCGAAATAGACCATTCCGTTGGCTTGGCATACCCAGACGGTGCGATTTTGCGAGGCAAGATTGCACAAGTAAATTCAGATGGTGTGGGACTACAGACCGCGTTCGCAGATGAACCAGTAAACTGCGCGTTTGCGGGTGCATCAGTGCTTCGTGTGGAACCAACAGGTGCTAAGACTCGTGAACAGGTTGAAAATGAAGACAGATTGTTTCATCCATCCGGGAGTCTCCGGGGTCGCGCCTCATTCGGAGGGGAAGAGGGATCGCTCATTCGATGGCAACCGGTCGGTGCCTCGGAGGCAGTACGACTGGCAAACACTCGATCAGCCTACATAGAACGGAACAATAGACGTGCCTCGAAAATGTGGCCCATTGACACATCGCGCTTCCGTCATGTATTGCATCTCAGGAATGGAGAGATTCTTCCGTGTCAAATCTCGTCATACAGTGAAGCGACTATCGGTTTCCGGTCCCCTTTTATCAGCACACAACGCATTGATTCAGCGTCCGTAAAAGCACTTGAGTTCTCCGGCAGAACACATGCAACATACTTCAACAGGAGACATCCGACAAGCAACAAGGGTTCTCATATCGTTTTGACACAGAAAGAAAATGGGGTCAGAAACGTCGAAATCCGGGGGATCGAATGGGAAGGAAGGGGTAACCTGGAGAAGATTCTGGTAGAGGGTGGCAATATAAACTTGGAAAATGGGGAAATAAGATTCATAGTGGATGGCAAAGAAGTAAACGTTCGTCCGGGTCAGAATTTGGCTGACTGGGCACTTAATCATGACGCGTCCTCCAAATTAGACGTGAAGTTGGAGCGTGCGCTAACCGTGCCGCGTTTCAGTCGCGATAATCCGCCGAGCCACATCTTAGTGGCAGAGAACGGTGATATGAAGCGGGGGAAGCTACTGGGCTTCAATGGGCAGACAATTCAGTTTGATTCAAAGTTACGGCAGTTTTCTGTTCCTATCGAACGTGTGGCGCGGGTGGTCAACGTCAGCGTTGATAACGATCAGCAACCGGAGGTCAGCAGTCAAAAAGAACAAACCGCTCTTTCTCTGACGGTTTCCGACAGCCAACGGTCTCCGACACCCTCTCAGTCTGAAATCTCCGTCAGATTAACCGATGGTTCGATTCTGGTTTTTGAGCCACTTGAGGTTAGAGATGGCACGCTATTGGGACGCTCGTCAATCTACGGAGAGGTAGTACTTCCGGTTGACAGTATCCAGCATCTCTACTTCGGTGACACAACAGGATCGTTTAAAGCTGCCTTTGAGGAGTGGGTAGTCCGCCCAGCGAAAGAACCGACGTTCGGCGATAGTCCATAAGTAGTTATCAGTTTTAACCATCAACGCGAAGAAACACCCAAGCAAAACCCTCCGATATAAATGTTAAGGCACGAGTTGATGGTTAAAGTCACAAGATAGAGCCATTTATGGCAAAATAACGTGGGTCCCGTATTTGTAGTGCAGACTTTTAGTTTGCGCGCATCACAACACCACACCACGATTGACGGCTATTTTTGTGAGTTCCGTATTTGTAGCGCAAACTTTTAGTTTGCGCCTTACCCTGTAAATCCTGATTCAGACAATTGACACATACACTCTGATAACTTTGAAAATTAACAACCTATCCTCTAACAATTATTCCTCTTCAGGTGGCCCAATGGTCTCCCATTCGGGCCAAATTTCTATCGTAGATTCCGGTAAAACGCGCAATTCCATCTCTGGGTTCACCTGTCCATCTCGGACTTGGTTTTGACGTACCCGAATCAAGTTAGCCAGCGGACCAAGCGTAGTCGTGTCGCTCACTTGGATGCGTACTTGGTTTTGCCCTTCCTCTCTCTGCAGCGGTAATAACCAATAGGCGTGATACATATCTCCATTGACATAACCACCGACACAAATATCTTCAATGCGCTGATAGATAATGTGTTCGTCTCCTTTCAACTCATGAAGTATCTCTCCGTTTTGATGGATCCGAAGCATAAGCGAAGATGAAATTGAATTCGACCAATCTGCGCGGAGAAAGAGAATTGGCTGACCGTCCCCATCGGCTAAATTGAAGGTTGCTTCAACCGCGTTTCCCTCTTTTGCCTTCAGAGATATCGGGGTTTCAACCAAAGAATGCTTGGCAAAAACCGACTGAGCGTCCCCTTGATGTAGGCGAGCAAAAGGTGTCCCATAGGCGTGCCATTGTAGGAAGGTCATCAGGTGCGTCCCCATATCTCCATCAACGTTGATAGTTTCTGTCCGTTCAAGTTCCAATAATATTTCGGGCAGACGCGCCACACGGGCATATCTGGCACGTGCTACGGTGAGTAGTTTCGCCAGAGTCCATTCCGGGTGTGCTTCATAAGCGTCCAGAAAGTGCATCACTAACTGATTGGTGTAACGCGCCGGAATCATTCCCCAGACGGTCGCGGTACTACCAAGATAAGCACGACCACCATTGTTCAAAAACGCACGTAACAACGCTGAACCGGGTGGTGTAGTCGCGCATCCGTCAACAATCGCAATCGGATGGCGCGGCAACATCGGCATACTCTTCGCTGACACAAAAGATTCACCAAATCGATTGCTCAGCCGTTTAGGGCTTCCATGCCCGAAGTGAATGATTAGATCAGACTGCGGTAGAAGTTCCGCGCCACCTCTTCCAAGTACAGCGACCTCGTGCCCTTGTTGAGCAAGTGCATCGAGAAACCGCTGAGTTTCCAGATGTATACGTGTATCCTCCGAACAGAGAATCGTCGCCTCCGGTCCGCCATTTTCGGCAGTCTCGCTGAGTTGTCGCTGCATTGCCTCAGGATTTCCAAGCACCCGTGTTGTGGCAACCTCTGGAAGACCGTCACCGTCTAAATCCGCGTAGAAAGAATCAGTGTGCAGGGGTGTCCCATCTAAATTAACTTCCCACATTGGAATAACGGATTCATCTCCTACCAATATGAGCATATCCAGCTGTCCGCTGATTCGTGAGGTGATTTCATTTTTGATTTCCTTTGCGATTGCTGTCAGTCTGGCGTTGGGATACGCTGGTACTGAAATGTGCTCTCCGGTCTTCATCAGATAAACCTGATCGATGTCAATGATTCCAGCGTTATGTACACGGGCAAACGCTGCGATCGCCTGTTGAATACCCAACACTTCTTGAGGATAGGCTGCTGTAAGTGCTCTCATATTGGTTAGTAACAGCGTTTTCATTGGAGGCCCCGTGTTTTTCTTTTCACTATTTGAAATAATTTGTGAGTAAAGAGCGTTATTGGCAACGACCAGTCCGGCTAACGCGGTACTGCCATTAATTAAAAAATCTCTACGACGCATAGAATCTCCTTGTCATAGTGTTATTCGCATTCCGTTTTTCATACGCAAGAAAAAAGTCGTCTATTTCACAGAAAAGTGTTAGGATATTCATTAGAGAACTCCTTTTGGTTGGAGAATGTGGATAATCTCATTATACCAAAAGGGTTCTCTTTATACAAAAGCTTTCAATTATTTATCAAACTCATGTTAATGACAGTGAAACGTTATTCGTTTCTCACTTTAACACTAAGCATGGGTTGATAACGCTGCGACTGCAGCATCCTCATTCTCAAAATGCTCAAAGATATGAATCAATCGATTCTGGACGACCAAGCTTTTGATGTTTCTGCCAACATTGATGATACCGATACGGCCTTTCTTTCGCTTCGCCGCGATGTACGCGCTGACCAAGGTACCAAGACCCGAGCTATCTATCTTGTTAACGCCCTTGAAATTGATGAGGAGCGTTGATGTATTAGAAGCATCTATTTGTGAAACAAGTTTTTCTTCCAACTCCGATGCTGCAGTTCCGATGATTTTTCCATTTGGTTCCAAGATCGGAACGCCGTCTTTCAGTCGCGTTGTAGTTTTCATGAATTTTCTCCTTTTGTATTTGGAAAGTTGAAACGTGAATGTTTTGTGAATTTTATTCCCAAAATATGTGAACACTAATCAAAAAAATTGGGGATTTATCTGTTAGATACGCTGTGGAGAAAAAAGGATAGTAAAAACTGCGCGGGATAGTGAAATGGGGAAATTTTACTATTGGTAACACAAGTTGCCATCTTGTAGCATAGGAGACTGTTGGTTTCCTGTGAAAAGACTATGCTCAACCTAACAGGATACGCTACAAAACCTTGCGGTGATTACCTCTCAAGATTTTCCTTAAGCGAAAAGGAAAGATTTGATAGAATGATTCGCAAGGATTCTTAGCTGCCAGAAGGGAAACGAGGTGGACTTTTCTATGGCAAGTTTTGGCTTGCAAGCTACGCCAAAAATGATGAGCGTGAGGGCTTTTCTAATTGGTTTGGCACTCGTCATTTTACAAACAGCGATTACTCCGTATAACGACTACTACCTCCAAGGAACAGATATCTCCGGTAATCATTTCCCTTTAGGGGCAGTGTTTACACTGATTTTTCTCACCTTAATCGTCAACCCCATTTTAAAAAAGACATTTCCGCGGGCGGTACTAAATCCAGGCGAGTTAATTGTGGTGTGGGTGATGATGGGAGTCAGTTCAGCGATCCCATCGAAAGGAATGATCGGGTATTTACTTCCCTATCTGGCGGCACCAGTCTATTTTGCGACGCCCGAAAACGAATGGGCTGAAACGCTTCATCCATACTTTCCTGAATGGTTAATTGTGTGGGATACGCGCGCCGTTACCGATTTCTATGAGGGAGAATCGTTTGTCCCTTGGGCGGTCTGGGTAAAGCCGCTTTTCGTCTGGACGGTTTTCATCCTGCTACTCTATTTTCTGACAATCTGTGTCTCAATTGTGCTGCGGAAACAGTGGGTTGAACGTGAGAGATTTATATTTCCACTCGTTACTGTTCCCGTAGAGATGGTTCAACAAACCTCAATGCACGCTGGTCTGAACAGTTTGTTCAGGAATCGACTTATCTGGATGGGATTTGGGATCGCTGCCTTTTTTCATCTACTCAACGGACTGCACGAGTATGTCCCTGCACTCCCACGCATTCCGAATCGGTATGACCTGTACACCCCCTTCACGGAGCGTCCGTGGATTGTGATGGGTTGGTGGCCCCAATTTCGGTTCTTCCTCTATTTCTCCGTTATCGGTATAACATACTTCCTCGCTATGGAGGTATCGTTTAGTTGCTGGTTTTTCTTTCTATTCTTCAAACTCCAATACATAATTATCAACGCTTTTGCTATCCCTATAAGTCCATGGATTTCCGCCAGAGGACAGACAATGGCTGCTTATGTTGTTATGGTTCTCGCTTTCCTGCTTAACAGTCGTTCTCACATAAAGGACCTTTTGAAACGAACGTTTCTGGAGTCCGCTGCTTCCACTGCGATCGACGATTCGGATGAGGTGTTACCGTATAGATGGGCGGTTCTCGGAACGATTTTCAGTTTTTTACTGCTGGTGGGACTCTGTGTCTATGCGGGGATGTCGTTTTGGATTGCGTGTAGTATTATCGTACTGTTTCTGATTGCTTCTACGGCGTTGTCGTGGATGGTGGTCAACGGCGGGATGCTATTGATCCAGGCACCGATGTATCCTGTAGAGTACTTTGAGATTATTGCCGGTTCAAGAATCGTTGACGCAAACAGTTTGGCACTTCTGGGATTTCAGCGGGTAATGATGCGCGACTGGGGCGGTATTTTGATGCCGAGCGTTCTGCACGGATTCAAAGCGGCAGACCCAGTTCGATTAAGTCGAAGGAGCATCCTCGGCGCGATGCTACTTGCTATTGTTGTGGCTATCGGTGTTTCCTATGCTGCATCGTTGCCTCTGATTTATGAAAAAGGCGGCTTGAATCTACAAAGGGGTCCCTTCATCGGCTCACCGAGATACTTCAATCACATGGTTTCCCTTATTCAGTATCCGAAAGACCCGAAATTAGGGGAGGCGTACAGCATGATTTTGGGAGCTGGTATCACCGGTTTTCTACTGATCATGCAACGTCAATTTATGTGGTGGCATCTTCACCCCATCGGATATGTAATGGGTGCGGTCTACTCCTCCTATTTCCTCTGGTCCTGTATGTTTGTCGGCTGGTTTTTGAAGTATTTGGCACTGAAATCAGGCGGCATCGGATACTATCGAAGGTTCCGTCCGATATTTATGGGCTTTATTATTGGTGAGTTTGGCATCGTCGGCTTTTGGATGGTGATTGGGATGTTTACCGGTGTGAATTATCAGGGGGCCTTACCGGGATGATTTTTTATTTCCACCATAAATAGAGATTGTCCACCGTGAAGATAGTAATATAGGACTTACCCAATTTTTTAATAACCACGGACATCCCACACGCCACTGGCGAGGTTTGAAACCTCGCCAGCGAAGGGAGCTGCGTAAGTCCTATAATATTTAGGGATCAATTTTCCAAAGAAGCACGGAACCATCATCACTGCCGCTAACAAGGGTTTTACCATCCGAACTGAACGCGATGCTTCTGACCCAATTACCATGACCGGTCAGTGTTTTCTTATGTTTACCTGTGTGCGGATCCCATAGACGGATGTCGCTGTCCACACTCCCACTTGCGAGGGTTTTACCATCCGGGCTGAACGCCAGACTGAACACCCAATGTGTATGTCCAACGAGTGTCATCTTCCTTTTACCTGTCCCTATATCCCATAGATGAATAACGTTATCACCACCGCCACTTGCGAGGGTTTTACCATCAGGACTAAACGCTACACTCTTGACGCCTTCGACACTGGATGGCCCGTTATCGACACCTTCAAACTCACCGGCATGTCCGGTAAGTATTCGCTCGGTCTCACCAGTGTCAACATTCCACAATCGGATCGTATTGTCATCGCTGCCACTTGCGAGGGTTTTACCATCAGGACTAAACGCCACACTATAGACTCTGTGCTTATGTCCGTTGAGTGTTTTCTTATGTTCACCCGTATGCATGTCCCACAAGCGGATGGTAGTGTCCTCGCTTCCACTCGCGAGTGTATCCCCATCTGGACTGAGTGCCATGCTATGAATACCCCACGTATGCCCGGTAAGTAGCATTTTTTCTTCCGCGGTACGTGGATCCTGTAGGCGAATGTTTAATTCATCAGCACAAGCGAGTATTCTACCATCTGCAGTGAATACCAAACCGCCGTATGCGTCCTTATTTAACCCTTTTAGTGTTCTCAAGTATAGTCCTGTGTCCGCGTCCCAGAACCGAATAGCACCGCCGCTATACCCACTTGCGACAAATTTTCCATCGGGATTGAATGC is part of the Candidatus Poribacteria bacterium genome and encodes:
- a CDS encoding STAS domain-containing protein — encoded protein: MKTTTRLKDGVPILEPNGKIIGTAASELEEKLVSQIDASNTSTLLINFKGVNKIDSSGLGTLVSAYIAAKRKKGRIGIINVGRNIKSLVVQNRLIHIFEHFENEDAAVAALSTHA
- a CDS encoding C25 family cysteine peptidase, producing the protein MRRRDFLINGSTALAGLVVANNALYSQIISNSEKKNTGPPMKTLLLTNMRALTAAYPQEVLGIQQAIAAFARVHNAGIIDIDQVYLMKTGEHISVPAYPNARLTAIAKEIKNEITSRISGQLDMLILVGDESVIPMWEVNLDGTPLHTDSFYADLDGDGLPEVATTRVLGNPEAMQRQLSETAENGGPEATILCSEDTRIHLETQRFLDALAQQGHEVAVLGRGGAELLPQSDLIIHFGHGSPKRLSNRFGESFVSAKSMPMLPRHPIAIVDGCATTPPGSALLRAFLNNGGRAYLGSTATVWGMIPARYTNQLVMHFLDAYEAHPEWTLAKLLTVARARYARVARLPEILLELERTETINVDGDMGTHLMTFLQWHAYGTPFARLHQGDAQSVFAKHSLVETPISLKAKEGNAVEATFNLADGDGQPILFLRADWSNSISSSLMLRIHQNGEILHELKGDEHIIYQRIEDICVGGYVNGDMYHAYWLLPLQREEGQNQVRIQVSDTTTLGPLANLIRVRQNQVRDGQVNPEMELRVLPESTIEIWPEWETIGPPEEE